The DNA window GCACGAGCGCTGGGCCCATGGACAAGACTGTCCATTCCGCGCGCCCGAGCCCCCGTGCACCAAGGCCCGCCTCACAGGGGCTTCACGGACGAGGGAGCAGGGCCTGTCTCCTCGCCTCGCCGCGATGGAACACCGTCTCGCGGCGGGTTAGGGGAGGGAGTCCGCTTCGTCTTTCGCCCGAGAGCTTCCATGCCCCTGTCCACCCTCTGCTTGCGCTGCGGCATGTGCTGCGACGGGACGCTCTTCACGCATGTGTCGCTCCAACCGGAAGAGGCCTCGGCGCTGCGTCGGCACGGGGTTCCGCTGCTCCAGCGGGAGGAGGGACCTCCGGTGCTCGCCCAGCACTGCTCCGCGCTGGAGGGACGCACCTGCACCGTCTACGCCGACCGTCCGGCCAGCTGCCGCCGCTATCATTGCCAGCTCTTCTCCGCGCTCTCGGAGAAGGAGGTCTCCCTCGACGAAGCGCTGGGCCTGGTCGATGAGGCCCACGCCCGCATCGCCGCCGTCGAGCGCGCGCTTCCTCCCGCGACGGCGGAGGCGGAGGCACCTCGCTCGGTGATGCAGCGGGCCCGTCAGGCGGCGGCGAGAGCCACCCCCGACACTCCCCTCCCGCCCCAGGCCCGGGAAGCCCAGGCGAGGGCCGAGTCCTTCCTCGACAAACACTTCCGGGGGCGCTTCGGTCAACGCGGCTGACGCGGCCGTGAAACCCATTCGTCCGGGGGGTCCTCGTCGCTACGATGGTGCCCGCCGCGTTCGCGTCGTCCATCGTCGCCCGAGACCACCCTCCGCGGCTTCCTCCAGGGTTCGGGCCCTCATGAGGTCTGCTTCATGACGTCACA is part of the Myxococcus landrumus genome and encodes:
- a CDS encoding YkgJ family cysteine cluster protein; the encoded protein is MPLSTLCLRCGMCCDGTLFTHVSLQPEEASALRRHGVPLLQREEGPPVLAQHCSALEGRTCTVYADRPASCRRYHCQLFSALSEKEVSLDEALGLVDEAHARIAAVERALPPATAEAEAPRSVMQRARQAAARATPDTPLPPQAREAQARAESFLDKHFRGRFGQRG